A segment of the Aythya fuligula isolate bAytFul2 unplaced genomic scaffold, bAytFul2.pri scaffold_121_arrow_ctg1, whole genome shotgun sequence genome:
GTTCTGGGTGACCCActgggtttttttggggggcatCTCATTGAGTTCTGGATGACCCAACGGGTTCTGGATAACCAAGTGGGTTCTGGATGACCCAACGGGTTCTGGATGACCAAATAGGTTCTAGATGACCCAGTGGGTTCTGGATGACCCAGTGGGTTCTGGATGACCCAGTGGTTTCTGGATGACCAAACCAATTCTGGATGACCCCGTGGGTTCTAGATGACCCAACGGATTCTGGATGACCCAACGTGTCTCTACGTACGTCATCGGTAAAGATGGCCAACTTCCCGCTCTCCAGCATGTCCTCCAGCTCCTCATTGGTGGTGGTCCGGCCAGCTGCGGGGAGATGGAGGAGATATTGGGGTCCTGCTCCCAAAAACCCCAAcgcgtgtcccccccccaaggTTCTCCCGTGACCTACTGATCTCCAGCTGCCTCTGGATCCTGTCCTTGCACCGGTCGCGGTACTTGGACTGGGTGGCGTTGTACTCCGTCATCACCTCCACGAACTTGCGGGACAGCGTCGAGTGCTGGGGACACGAGGGGGGGACACGGCGTGGGGTGAGGGACCTCcaccgaggaggaggaggaggaggaggaggaaggagaggggtggtggggaggaagggtACCTGCGTTTTCCGGATGCGTAGGTCGGCCGAGGAGCGGTTCAGGCCTTCCTCCTGCTCGATGCTCTGCTCgatggctgcaggaggggacagTTGGGACCCCTCACCCCAAGATGGCCACCACAAGAAGGCCAAGACCATCAAGAAGAACGTCCCCATGAAGACATACCGCCATCATGAAGAACGTCCCCAAAATGGCCACCCCAAGATGGCCACCTCAAGAAGACCAAGACCATCATGAAGAACATCCCCAAGAAGATCGCTATCATCATGGAGACCACCCCAAAATGGCCACCCCAAAATGTCCACCTCAAGAAGACCAAAACCATCATGAAGAACATCCCCAAGACCACCACTATCATGGAGATCACCCCAAAATGTCCACCTCAAAAAGACTAAAACCATCATGAAGATCACCGCCATCATGGAGATCACCCCAAAATGGCCACCCCAAAATGTCCACCTCAAGAAGACCAAAACCATCATGACGATCATCCCCAAGAAGACCACTGTCATCATGGAGACCACCCCAAAATGGCCACTC
Coding sequences within it:
- the LOC116501510 gene encoding syntaxin-1B-like, with the protein product PRPISCGQPSGGTAPYANAKDSDDEEEVVHVDRDHFMDEFFEQVEEIRGCIEKLSEDVEQVKKQHSAILAAPNPDEKTKQELEDLTADIKKTANKVRSKLKAIEQSIEQEEGLNRSSADLRIRKTQHSTLSRKFVEVMTEYNATQSKYRDRCKDRIQRQLEITGRTTTNEELEDMLESGKLAIFTDDVRRDTLGHPESVGSSRTHGVIQN